One Microbacterium sp. No. 7 genomic window carries:
- a CDS encoding glycoside hydrolase family 32 protein — translation MHFASRRNWLNDPNGLVFHRGRYHLFFQYNPYGIDHGHMSWGHASSTDLVNWQEHPVALLENDRAQIYSGSAVIDETGSAGFGTGPDPALVAIYTAHDHAVRHEAQAIAYSLDDGETWAEYEGNPVVDRSSADFRDPKVIRYAGAAGEHWVMVAVEAMDREVVLYRSDDLRSWEYLSSYGPRGAVGGVWECPDLFPLAVDGDPADTRWVLVISLSPGGVAGGSGTQYVVGRFDGVTFVPDEPAPEELEAGPHDRDELERFDWLDYGRDCYAGVTFAGLPDEERTLIAWMSNWDYAKNMPYDEEAPQRGRMTLARRLSLVTRDGRPQLAQEAIGPRVAPVATVSALRFGEQAAALDVEIPEACRIDVRARLDGAHGLALTLGSDAGNAVTLFYDAHDSRVRLDRRTAVPEHWPADFRSVESMPVRGGDLVEWTLWVDRGSLELFADGGTRAFTNLTGVQAGPHAWVHALGGAAHLEEFIVSAPLSEPG, via the coding sequence ATGCACTTCGCCTCGCGGCGCAACTGGCTGAACGACCCCAACGGGCTCGTCTTCCACCGGGGGCGCTACCACCTCTTCTTCCAGTACAACCCCTACGGGATCGACCACGGGCACATGAGCTGGGGCCACGCCTCCAGCACCGACCTCGTGAACTGGCAGGAGCACCCGGTCGCCCTCCTCGAGAACGACCGCGCGCAGATCTACTCGGGCTCGGCGGTCATCGACGAGACCGGCAGCGCGGGGTTCGGCACCGGCCCGGACCCCGCGCTCGTGGCGATCTACACGGCGCACGATCACGCGGTGCGGCACGAGGCGCAGGCGATCGCGTACAGCCTCGACGACGGCGAGACCTGGGCGGAGTACGAGGGCAACCCCGTCGTCGACCGGTCGTCCGCCGACTTCCGCGACCCGAAGGTCATCCGCTACGCCGGTGCCGCGGGCGAACACTGGGTCATGGTGGCGGTCGAGGCGATGGACCGCGAGGTCGTCCTCTACCGCTCCGACGACCTGCGGTCGTGGGAGTACCTGTCGTCGTACGGGCCGCGCGGCGCGGTCGGCGGGGTGTGGGAGTGCCCCGACCTGTTCCCGCTCGCGGTCGACGGCGATCCCGCCGACACGCGCTGGGTGCTCGTCATCAGCCTGAGCCCCGGCGGCGTCGCGGGCGGCTCGGGCACGCAGTACGTGGTCGGCCGGTTCGACGGCGTGACCTTCGTCCCCGACGAGCCGGCCCCCGAGGAGCTCGAGGCCGGCCCCCACGACCGCGACGAGCTCGAGCGCTTCGACTGGCTCGACTACGGGCGCGACTGCTACGCCGGCGTGACCTTCGCCGGCCTGCCCGACGAGGAGCGCACCCTCATCGCGTGGATGAGCAACTGGGACTACGCCAAGAACATGCCCTATGACGAGGAGGCGCCGCAGCGCGGCCGCATGACGCTCGCGCGCCGGCTCTCGCTCGTGACGCGCGACGGGCGGCCGCAGCTGGCGCAGGAGGCGATCGGCCCGCGCGTCGCGCCGGTCGCGACGGTGTCGGCGCTCCGGTTCGGAGAGCAGGCCGCGGCGCTCGACGTCGAGATCCCCGAGGCGTGCCGCATCGACGTGCGCGCGCGGCTCGACGGCGCGCACGGGCTCGCGCTGACCCTCGGGTCGGATGCCGGGAACGCGGTCACGCTGTTCTACGACGCGCACGACAGCCGCGTGCGGCTCGACCGGCGCACGGCGGTGCCCGAGCACTGGCCCGCCGACTTCCGCAGCGTCGAGTCGATGCCGGTGCGCGGGGGAGACCTCGTCGAGTGGACGCTGTGGGTCGACCGTGGGTCGCTCGAGCTGTTCGCCGACGGCGGGACCCGCGCGTTCACCAACCTGACGGGCGTGCAGGCCGGCCCGCACGCGTGGGTGCACGCGCTCGGCGGCGCGGCGCACCTCGAGGAGTTCATCGTGTCAGCCCCGCTCTCGGAGCCGGGCTGA
- a CDS encoding CTP synthase, protein MTDTSRAGHSNDTTKHIFVTGGVVSSLGKGLTAASLGNLLTARGLRVVMQKLDPYLNVDPGTMNPFQHGEVFITDDGAETDLDIGHYERFLDIELSAAANVTTGQVYSQVIARERRGEYLGDTVQVIPHITDEIKRRMRLQADETPRPDVIITEIGGTVGDIESQPFIESARQIRHELGRGNVFFVHVSLVPFMGASGEQKTKPTQHSVAALRSIGIQPDALVLRSDRPVTDANKRKIALMCDVDEDAVVNAIDVPSIYDIPSMLNEQGLDAYIVQALGLTSASEVDWTRWNRVLQAVHNPKHEVTIGLVGKYIDLPDAYLSVTEALKAGGFAQETKVQVTWIPSDTCETPEGAEKALAGLDGIIVPGGFGIRGIEGKLGALRFAREQGIPALGICLGLQCMVIEYARNVAGIEGASSSEFDPETPHPVIATMAEQVDIIDHGDLGGTMRLGLYEAELAEGSLAAELYGSTRASERHRHRYEVNNAYRDRIAAAGLRFSGLSPAHGLVEYVELPRDVHPFYIATQAHPELRSRPTEANPLFRGLIAAALDRHRASELFDVDND, encoded by the coding sequence GTGACGGACACTTCTCGCGCGGGCCACTCCAACGACACCACCAAGCACATCTTCGTGACTGGTGGTGTCGTCTCGTCTCTCGGCAAGGGCCTCACCGCCGCGAGCCTCGGCAACCTGCTCACGGCGCGGGGGCTCCGCGTCGTGATGCAGAAGCTCGACCCGTACCTCAACGTCGACCCGGGGACGATGAACCCGTTCCAGCACGGCGAGGTCTTCATCACCGACGACGGCGCCGAGACCGACCTCGACATCGGGCACTACGAGCGCTTCCTCGACATCGAGCTGTCGGCAGCGGCGAACGTCACGACCGGCCAGGTGTACTCGCAGGTCATCGCGCGCGAGCGCCGCGGCGAGTACCTCGGCGACACCGTGCAGGTCATCCCGCACATCACCGACGAGATCAAGCGCCGCATGCGACTGCAGGCCGACGAGACGCCGAGGCCCGACGTCATCATCACCGAGATCGGCGGCACCGTCGGCGACATCGAGTCGCAGCCGTTCATCGAGTCGGCGCGCCAGATCCGCCACGAGCTGGGCCGCGGCAACGTGTTCTTCGTGCACGTCTCGCTCGTGCCGTTCATGGGCGCGTCGGGCGAGCAGAAGACCAAGCCGACGCAGCACTCCGTCGCCGCGCTGCGCTCGATCGGCATCCAGCCCGACGCGCTCGTGCTGCGCAGCGACCGGCCCGTCACCGACGCGAACAAGCGCAAGATCGCGCTGATGTGCGACGTCGACGAGGATGCCGTGGTCAACGCCATCGACGTCCCCTCGATCTACGACATTCCCAGCATGCTCAACGAGCAGGGACTCGACGCGTACATCGTGCAGGCACTCGGCCTGACCTCGGCGTCCGAGGTGGACTGGACGCGGTGGAACCGCGTGCTGCAGGCCGTGCACAACCCCAAGCACGAGGTGACGATCGGCCTCGTCGGCAAGTACATCGACCTGCCCGACGCCTACCTCTCGGTCACCGAGGCGCTCAAGGCCGGCGGGTTCGCGCAGGAGACCAAGGTGCAGGTCACGTGGATCCCCTCCGACACGTGCGAGACGCCCGAGGGCGCCGAGAAGGCCCTCGCGGGCCTCGACGGCATCATCGTGCCGGGCGGCTTCGGCATCCGCGGCATCGAGGGCAAGCTCGGCGCGCTGCGCTTCGCGCGCGAGCAGGGCATCCCCGCGCTCGGCATCTGCCTGGGACTGCAGTGCATGGTCATCGAGTACGCGCGCAACGTCGCGGGCATCGAGGGCGCGTCGTCGAGCGAGTTCGACCCCGAGACGCCGCACCCCGTCATCGCGACGATGGCCGAGCAGGTCGACATCATCGACCACGGCGACCTGGGCGGCACGATGCGGCTCGGGCTGTACGAGGCCGAGCTCGCCGAGGGGTCGCTCGCCGCCGAGCTGTACGGCTCGACGCGCGCGTCGGAGCGGCACCGTCACCGCTACGAGGTCAACAACGCCTACCGCGACCGCATCGCCGCGGCCGGCCTGCGCTTCTCGGGGCTGTCGCCCGCGCACGGCCTGGTCGAGTACGTCGAGCTGCCGCGCGACGTGCACCCGTTCTACATCGCGACGCAGGCGCACCCCGAGCTGCGCTCGCGACCGACCGAGGCCAACCCGCTGTTCCGCGGGCTCATCGCGGCGGCGCTCGACCGCCACCGCGCCAGCGAGCTGTTCGACGTGGACAATGACTGA
- a CDS encoding ParA family protein: MAQSAAKSKAEPARTEDGTPIGPTGRPYQGFAVPPRLESTGPARIIALCNQKGGVGKTTTTINLAAALAGYGRRVLAVDFDPQGALSAGLGISTHDLPTVYDLLLDTKRDPHEVIVSSPVPGLDILPANIDLSAAEVHLVNEVARETILARVLRKVSNEYDVIFIDCQPSLGLLTVNALTASHGVLIPLECEFFALRGVALLIETIDKVRDRLNPVIELDGVLATMYDPRTLHSREVLERVVEAFGDDVLETVIGRTVKFPDASVAGVPITQFAPEHPAAQAYLRLARELVARGAVA; encoded by the coding sequence GTGGCGCAGTCAGCGGCAAAGTCCAAGGCAGAGCCGGCCCGCACGGAGGACGGCACGCCGATCGGACCCACCGGGCGCCCGTATCAGGGCTTCGCGGTTCCGCCGAGGCTCGAGAGCACGGGCCCGGCGCGCATCATCGCGCTGTGCAACCAGAAGGGCGGGGTGGGCAAGACCACCACGACCATCAACCTCGCCGCGGCGCTCGCCGGATACGGCCGCCGCGTGCTCGCCGTCGACTTCGACCCGCAGGGGGCGCTGTCGGCCGGGCTCGGCATCTCGACGCACGACCTGCCCACGGTCTACGACCTGCTGCTCGACACGAAGCGCGACCCGCACGAGGTCATCGTGTCCTCACCGGTGCCCGGTCTCGACATCCTGCCGGCGAACATCGACCTGTCGGCCGCCGAGGTGCACCTCGTCAACGAGGTCGCGCGCGAGACGATCCTCGCCCGGGTGCTGCGCAAGGTGTCGAACGAGTACGACGTCATCTTCATCGACTGCCAGCCGTCGCTCGGCCTGCTCACCGTCAACGCGCTCACCGCGAGCCACGGCGTGCTGATCCCGCTGGAGTGCGAGTTCTTCGCGCTGCGCGGCGTCGCCCTGCTGATCGAGACGATCGACAAGGTGCGCGACCGGCTCAACCCCGTGATCGAGCTCGACGGCGTGCTCGCGACGATGTACGACCCGCGCACGCTGCACTCCCGCGAGGTGCTCGAGCGCGTCGTTGAGGCGTTCGGCGACGACGTGCTGGAGACCGTGATCGGCCGCACCGTGAAGTTCCCGGACGCGTCGGTCGCCGGCGTGCCGATCACCCAGTTCGCGCCGGAGCACCCGGCCGCCCAGGCCTACCTGCGACTGGCGCGGGAGCTCGTGGCTCGTGGTGCCGTCGCCTGA
- a CDS encoding carbohydrate ABC transporter permease translates to MSIEAVETRSPLRGLASVGKYAVLAVATFLTLGPVVWTLITALTPSDVETHTTTFGLAAFADVFDKIPVWLYTWNSALVTLLVAIGQMLSAAMAGYVFARFEFRSKKLLFALILATMMVPMQVTIVPVFMLIRGMGLADTLLALIIPALPTAFGTFLMRQYFMGLPTEFAEAAQIDGAGPWKVFFSIYLPLATPGLAIVGILAFNYHWNEFFRPLIMTISDQNFTLPLGLVTLQGNLGTGSVSTVLAGVVISMIPALLVFIFGQKPLREGLTAGAGK, encoded by the coding sequence ATGTCCATCGAAGCAGTTGAAACCCGCTCGCCGCTGCGCGGGCTCGCCAGCGTCGGCAAGTACGCCGTCCTCGCCGTCGCCACCTTCCTCACGCTCGGTCCCGTCGTCTGGACGCTCATCACGGCGCTGACGCCGTCGGACGTCGAGACGCACACGACGACGTTCGGCCTCGCGGCCTTCGCCGACGTGTTCGACAAGATCCCCGTGTGGCTGTACACGTGGAACAGCGCGCTCGTGACGCTGCTCGTCGCGATCGGGCAGATGCTGAGCGCGGCCATGGCCGGCTACGTCTTCGCACGGTTCGAGTTCCGCAGCAAGAAGCTGCTGTTCGCGCTCATCCTCGCCACGATGATGGTGCCGATGCAGGTCACGATCGTGCCCGTGTTCATGCTCATCCGCGGCATGGGACTGGCCGACACGCTGCTCGCGCTCATCATCCCGGCGCTGCCCACGGCGTTCGGCACGTTCCTCATGCGGCAGTACTTCATGGGCCTGCCCACGGAGTTCGCCGAGGCCGCGCAGATCGACGGCGCGGGCCCGTGGAAGGTGTTCTTCAGCATCTACCTGCCGCTGGCCACGCCGGGCCTCGCGATCGTCGGCATCCTCGCGTTCAACTACCATTGGAACGAGTTCTTCCGGCCGCTGATCATGACCATCAGCGATCAGAACTTCACTCTTCCACTGGGTCTCGTGACGCTCCAGGGCAACCTGGGAACGGGGAGTGTCTCCACGGTGCTCGCGGGCGTCGTGATCTCGATGATCCCCGCCCTGCTGGTGTTCATCTTCGGGCAGAAGCCTCTGCGCGAGGGCCTGACCGCCGGCGCCGGCAAGTGA
- the xerD gene encoding site-specific tyrosine recombinase XerD, with amino-acid sequence MRLDRAVDGYLRHISIERGLSEHTVAAYRRDLAGYVEWLAERGIDDTDDVTAERVAEFVATRAAAQPPPAATSLARLQSSVRGLHRFLVREEAATDDPTARLRPPKTPQRLPKALTIDQVTSLLDAAGPEPGAVAETDVVGLRDRALLELLYATGARVSEVVQLDVDDLAHGDVLRVRGKGSKERIVPVGSFARAAVDAYLARARPELSRRGRATPRLFLGARGAPLSRQSAWLVIRAAAERAGLTAHVSPHTLRHSFATHLLQGGADVRVVQELLGHASVATTQIYTHVTADALRDVYLTAHPRAR; translated from the coding sequence GTGCGGCTCGATCGCGCCGTGGACGGCTATCTGCGGCACATCTCGATCGAGCGGGGCCTGTCGGAGCACACGGTCGCGGCGTACCGGCGCGACCTCGCCGGCTACGTCGAGTGGCTCGCCGAGCGCGGGATCGACGACACCGATGACGTGACGGCGGAGCGGGTGGCCGAGTTCGTCGCGACGCGGGCGGCCGCGCAGCCGCCGCCCGCCGCGACGTCGCTCGCCCGGCTGCAGTCGTCGGTGCGCGGCCTGCACCGCTTCCTCGTGCGCGAGGAGGCGGCGACCGACGACCCGACCGCACGCCTGCGCCCCCCGAAGACGCCGCAGCGGCTGCCGAAGGCGCTCACGATCGACCAGGTGACGTCGCTGCTGGACGCCGCGGGCCCCGAGCCCGGCGCCGTCGCCGAGACCGACGTCGTCGGCCTGCGCGATCGCGCCCTGCTCGAGCTGCTCTACGCGACCGGCGCGCGCGTGTCGGAGGTCGTGCAGCTCGACGTCGACGACCTCGCGCACGGCGACGTGCTGCGCGTGCGCGGCAAGGGCTCGAAGGAGCGCATCGTGCCCGTCGGGTCGTTCGCGCGCGCCGCCGTCGACGCCTATCTCGCGCGCGCCCGGCCCGAGCTCTCGCGGCGCGGCCGAGCGACGCCGCGGCTCTTCCTCGGCGCGCGCGGCGCGCCGCTGTCGCGGCAGAGCGCGTGGCTCGTGATCCGCGCGGCCGCCGAGCGCGCGGGGCTGACCGCGCACGTGTCGCCGCACACCCTGCGGCACTCGTTCGCGACGCACCTGCTGCAGGGCGGCGCCGACGTGCGCGTCGTGCAGGAGCTGCTGGGGCACGCCTCGGTCGCCACGACGCAGATCTACACGCACGTCACCGCCGACGCGCTACGCGACGTCTACCTCACCGCCCACCCGCGCGCCCGCTGA
- a CDS encoding segregation and condensation protein A, translating to MVPSPDEIDAAAGETDGFRVSLGVFDGPFDLLLSLLAKHELDITEISLSRVTDEFIAYLRGLEAHEELEQASEFLVVAATLLDMKIAGLLPQGELVDSEAVALLEARDLLFARLLQYRAFKEVSAWFARCLEREQHRHARAAPLEEKYRRAVPELIWTLSPDDFAAIAMLAFASKEVPHVGLDHLHAPLVSIREQAAVVVTLLRGAGALTFRDLVAGAAQPGVVVARFLAVLELYRLAACSFEQLEPLGELTVRWTAERWSEENLATLGADYDR from the coding sequence GTGGTGCCGTCGCCTGACGAGATCGATGCCGCCGCGGGCGAGACCGACGGCTTCCGCGTCTCGCTCGGCGTGTTCGACGGGCCGTTCGACCTGCTCCTGAGCCTGCTCGCGAAGCATGAGCTGGACATCACCGAGATCTCGCTCAGCCGTGTGACCGACGAGTTCATCGCCTACCTGCGCGGGCTGGAGGCGCACGAGGAGCTAGAGCAGGCCTCGGAGTTCCTCGTCGTCGCGGCGACGCTGCTCGACATGAAGATCGCGGGGCTGCTGCCGCAGGGCGAGCTCGTCGACTCGGAGGCCGTCGCGCTGCTGGAGGCGCGCGACCTGCTCTTCGCGCGGCTGCTGCAGTACCGCGCGTTCAAGGAGGTCTCCGCGTGGTTCGCCCGGTGCCTCGAGCGCGAGCAGCACCGCCACGCGCGCGCCGCGCCCCTCGAGGAGAAGTACCGGCGGGCCGTGCCGGAGCTGATCTGGACCCTGTCGCCCGACGACTTCGCCGCGATCGCGATGCTCGCCTTCGCGTCCAAGGAGGTTCCGCACGTCGGGCTCGACCACCTGCACGCGCCGCTCGTGTCGATCCGCGAGCAGGCGGCGGTCGTCGTGACGCTGCTGCGCGGCGCGGGAGCGCTCACCTTCCGCGACCTGGTCGCCGGCGCGGCGCAGCCGGGCGTCGTCGTGGCCCGCTTCCTGGCGGTGCTCGAGCTGTACCGCCTCGCGGCCTGCTCGTTCGAGCAGCTCGAGCCCTTGGGCGAACTCACCGTACGCTGGACAGCCGAGCGCTGGTCCGAAGAGAACCTCGCGACCCTGGGAGCAGACTATGACCGATGA
- a CDS encoding NUDIX domain-containing protein, translating into MTEIRDESVDVEIVDSALVYEGRVWDVRSDTFRYGDDEIVRQYVDHPGAAAVVAIDDRQRVAVIQQYRHPIRMRDWEIPAGLLDVEGEPPLETARRELAEEIDLVAGTIEPLLSIFTTPGGNDEVVHIFLARDLSPAPETHAREHEEADIRLEWLPLAVVVDAVLAGRMRNGILVAGVLAAAERLRR; encoded by the coding sequence ATGACTGAGATCCGCGATGAGAGCGTCGACGTCGAGATCGTCGACTCCGCGCTCGTCTACGAGGGCCGCGTGTGGGACGTGCGCAGCGACACGTTCCGCTACGGCGACGACGAGATCGTGCGCCAGTACGTCGACCACCCCGGCGCGGCCGCCGTCGTCGCGATCGACGACCGGCAGCGCGTCGCGGTGATCCAGCAGTACCGGCATCCGATCCGCATGCGCGACTGGGAGATCCCCGCCGGGCTGCTCGACGTCGAGGGGGAGCCGCCCCTGGAGACGGCGCGGCGCGAGCTCGCCGAGGAGATCGACCTCGTCGCGGGCACGATCGAGCCGCTCCTCAGCATCTTCACGACGCCCGGCGGCAACGACGAGGTCGTGCACATCTTCCTCGCCCGCGACCTGTCGCCCGCGCCCGAGACGCATGCGCGCGAGCACGAGGAGGCCGACATCCGCCTCGAATGGCTGCCGCTGGCCGTCGTCGTCGACGCCGTGCTCGCCGGCCGCATGCGCAACGGCATCCTCGTGGCGGGCGTGCTCGCCGCGGCGGAGCGGCTGCGGCGCTGA
- a CDS encoding ABC transporter permease — MRWWPPRRRTKTADDAQQPETGAAALVKPVPRADRFTFQDLVAEATADIGSRPSRLVMTTLGTVLGIGSLVATIGFAQTAAGQIASQFNAAAATQVVVTPQEAQGRGGQSAAVGRLPWDAPERMMRLAGVEDATLMADVPLGGESITAVPVNDPSQPAQASPALVAASAGLLDTVTAEVQTGRFFDEGHDERGDRVAVLGARAAERLGINRVDSQPSIFIAGIAYAVIGIVDGFENRADLRDAVIIPVGAGRLDFGLGAPAELRARIVVGAGPQVADQALLALAPGEPDSLRARAPAASSDLSQNVQADVNVVFLVLGGIALLAGGLGIANVTLLSVMERIGEIGLRRALGATRRQIAAQFMVESIVIGLLGGLIGASLGVLAVIVVAAVQQWTPVLNPVIAIGGALLGAVVGWAAGWYPARRAARIEPVTALRGGT; from the coding sequence ATGAGGTGGTGGCCCCCGCGCCGTCGCACGAAGACTGCCGATGACGCGCAGCAGCCGGAGACGGGCGCCGCCGCGCTCGTGAAGCCCGTGCCGCGCGCCGACCGGTTCACGTTCCAGGACCTCGTCGCGGAGGCCACGGCCGACATCGGCTCGCGTCCCTCGCGGCTCGTCATGACGACGCTCGGCACCGTGCTCGGCATCGGCTCCCTCGTCGCCACGATCGGCTTCGCGCAGACGGCGGCGGGGCAGATCGCGAGCCAGTTCAACGCCGCCGCCGCGACGCAGGTCGTCGTGACGCCGCAGGAGGCGCAGGGCCGCGGGGGGCAGAGCGCCGCCGTGGGCCGGCTGCCGTGGGACGCGCCCGAGCGCATGATGCGTCTCGCCGGCGTCGAGGACGCCACGCTCATGGCCGACGTGCCGCTCGGCGGCGAGTCGATCACCGCCGTGCCCGTCAACGACCCGTCGCAGCCTGCGCAGGCCTCGCCCGCGCTCGTCGCCGCGTCGGCGGGCCTGCTCGACACGGTCACCGCCGAGGTGCAGACGGGGCGCTTCTTCGACGAGGGGCACGACGAGCGCGGCGACCGCGTGGCCGTGCTCGGCGCGCGCGCCGCCGAACGGCTCGGCATCAACCGCGTCGACAGCCAGCCGTCGATCTTCATCGCCGGCATCGCCTACGCCGTCATCGGCATCGTCGACGGGTTCGAGAACCGCGCAGACCTGCGGGACGCCGTGATCATCCCCGTCGGCGCGGGGCGGCTCGACTTCGGGCTGGGCGCCCCCGCCGAGCTGCGGGCGCGCATCGTCGTGGGCGCGGGGCCGCAGGTCGCCGACCAGGCCCTGCTCGCCCTGGCCCCCGGCGAGCCCGACTCGCTCAGGGCGCGCGCGCCCGCGGCATCCAGCGATCTGAGCCAGAACGTGCAGGCCGACGTCAACGTCGTCTTCCTCGTGCTCGGCGGCATCGCCCTGCTCGCGGGCGGGCTCGGCATCGCCAACGTCACGCTGCTGTCGGTCATGGAGCGCATCGGCGAGATCGGGCTGCGGCGCGCGCTCGGCGCGACCCGACGTCAGATCGCCGCCCAGTTCATGGTCGAGTCGATCGTCATCGGCCTGCTCGGCGGGCTCATCGGCGCCTCGCTCGGCGTGCTCGCCGTGATCGTCGTCGCCGCCGTGCAGCAGTGGACGCCCGTGCTCAATCCCGTGATCGCGATCGGCGGCGCGCTGCTCGGAGCCGTCGTGGGCTGGGCCGCGGGCTGGTACCCGGCGCGGCGCGCGGCACGGATCGAGCCCGTCACGGCCCTGCGTGGCGGAACCTGA
- a CDS encoding ABC transporter ATP-binding protein, with translation MTASLVELRDLTRSFPGPPEVQALKAANLTIAAGDYLCIVGPSGSGKSTLLNILGLLDRPSVGEYRLDGELTSELSEDERAAVRARFIGFVFQSFHLMARRTVLDNVLMPMLYSGVPRREREPRARDALQRVGLGHRIDFLPGSLSGGERQRVAVARAVVSGPQLLLADEPTGNLDQRTSGEVMDLFEELNADGLTLAIITHDTAVAQRAHRRIQINDGRLSELT, from the coding sequence GTGACGGCGTCCCTGGTCGAGCTGCGCGACCTGACCCGCTCCTTTCCGGGGCCCCCGGAGGTGCAGGCGCTCAAGGCCGCGAACCTCACGATCGCGGCGGGCGACTACCTGTGCATCGTCGGCCCGAGCGGATCGGGCAAGTCGACGCTGCTCAACATCCTCGGGCTGCTCGACCGGCCGAGCGTGGGGGAGTACCGGCTCGACGGCGAGCTCACGTCGGAGCTCTCCGAGGACGAGCGGGCGGCCGTGCGCGCGCGGTTCATCGGCTTCGTCTTCCAGTCGTTCCACCTGATGGCGCGGCGCACCGTGCTCGACAACGTGCTCATGCCCATGCTCTACAGCGGCGTGCCGCGTCGGGAGCGCGAGCCCCGGGCCCGCGACGCGCTGCAGCGCGTGGGGCTCGGGCACCGCATCGACTTCCTCCCGGGCTCGCTGTCAGGCGGCGAGCGGCAGCGCGTCGCGGTCGCGCGCGCCGTCGTGTCGGGCCCGCAGCTGCTGCTCGCCGACGAGCCCACCGGCAACCTCGACCAGCGCACGTCGGGCGAGGTGATGGACCTCTTCGAGGAGCTCAACGCCGACGGGCTCACGCTCGCGATCATCACGCACGACACCGCGGTCGCGCAGCGCGCGCACCGCCGCATCCAGATCAACGACGGCCGCCTGAGCGAGCTGACATGA